In Oreochromis aureus strain Israel breed Guangdong linkage group 6, ZZ_aureus, whole genome shotgun sequence, the genomic window TGATTGTAATTTTACAGTCTTCATTAACTCTGATGTGGTTCCTGTCTGTGTCCAGCAGAGGGCTGCAACAGTTTGAAGGAGAGTTTGAAGTGTGCACAGAGCTCAACTTCCTctgcaataaaaacatgaatgacagaaagagagaagctTTGCAGAGGAAATGATCGACAACACTGCTGCTCGGGTTTGAGAAAACTGAAGGCGCACACACATTTTAAACTCCTGTTCCAGATGTGTGTATCTCTAATCATGTGTGAATGAAACAAGCCTAACACTGCAGGAGGAGGCGGAGCCACAAAGAGGAGAGTCAGCGTCAGTTTCCAGAAATGAAAGTTAAAGTTAGTGAGAGTAACAGCACAGCTGCAGTCACAGATCTGTGCATTTGTGAAGAAAATCAGACTGAATTCATCTGCTCTTTCTAAACAACTGACTCAAAAACTGGTGAGTACAGCTGATGACATTTACTGTTTAACATGCAGCATTAAcacaaaacttttctttttattcatattttattatatgtgtgtgtgtgtgcacatgtatgTTATATAAGTGTATATATCTGTAAATTTGTATATCTTTTGACATGTTCCTGgggttattaaaaaaatacatgtaaCAAATTGTAATGAAGGTGAATTTCTGATGAACAGGGCataaacaataagaaaaaatgcAGACATTTAGTTACTAAATAGTGGAAAGgaggtgggattaaataagctcATGCTTCTTCCTACTCATTTTTGAACATGTAAGTTAGTTATAATTATTattgctttgttttccttttttttgtttgtctctttttgactattttaacatgttcaaaataaagattcagcACTATACAATTTCACACTGGCATGTCAGAATAATTCAACTGGAggcttaaattaaattaaactagAATAATGTGATCAGCAGTAACATCAATTACATCTACAGGTGCATAATCAACAACACTGAATTAATTTCTTTCTAAACATGTGTTTTTGACACTTTCACTTTAGTTTTCAGAGACGTCTGCTGCCTCAGTCTGACATGTGACAGTttcaaatcaaagaaaataagTTCAACGTCTCCGAAAAGATTAAGCTCATGTTGTGCCAAGTGCAGGTTACTATAATCAGGTCTGAACCTGCAGGAGGAAACAAACAAAGCCGTTTGAGGTGGGACGGAGCTGAAAGACAGAGCAGCTTCAGAGTCACATTGTTACATTCTGCACCTGTGGTGTCCTAGTTCTGTTTCCTATTGTTGCTGCTCAGACTTTGTTGCATTCTCAATGTAAACCAAATATGTTTAATTAGAGTTGAACTTTTAATGCTCAGACTTCTGTTCTCAGAGTGCAGACATGTCCGCTGCCAGCAATCTGCGAGCTGAAGATCAGTTTCTGTGCTCCATCTGTCTGGAGGTGTTCGCCAATCCAGTCACCACACCATGTGGCCACAACTTCTGCAAAAGATGCATCACTCAGCACTGGGATGTTAATATGCCCAGCCAGTGTCCCATGTGTAAGGAGACGTTCAACACGAGACCTCAGTTGAAGGTCAACACTTTGCTTTCTGGCGTGGTTTCTCAGTTCAAACGAGAAGCTCAGAAGaaagtcagcagcagcagctcagagcaaCAAGCTGCCAAACCACAACTTCCCTGCAACGTCTTCACTGGAGCCAGACCGAAGGCCCTGAAGTCCTGCCGTGAGACACGCCTGGAGCCTCGTCAACATCTGTACAGAGAGTTGCAAAGAGAGTGTGAGCTAGCGAGAGAGTTAGAGGAAGAGCGACGGCAGGATTTGTTGCTTGAGCTAGAACGAGAGAGTGAGCtagcgagagagagacagcaagaTCTATGGAGCGAGGTAGAAAGAGAGTGTGAGCtagcgagagagagacagcaagaTCTATGGAGCGAGGTAGAAAGAGAGTGTGAGCTAGCGAGAGAGTTAGAGGAAGAGCGACAGCAGGATTTGTTGCTTGAGCTAGAACGAGAGAGTGAgctagcgagagagagagacagcaagaTCTATGGAGCGAGGTAGAAAGAGAGTGTGAGCTAGCGAGAGAGTTAGAGGAAGAGCGACAGCAGGATTTGTTGCTTGAGCTAGAACGAGAGAGTGAGCtagcgagagagagacagcaagaTCTATGGAGCGAGGTAGAAAGAGAGTGTGAGCTAGCGAGAGAGTTAGAGGAAGAGCGACAGCAGGATTTGTTGCTTGAGCTAGAACGAGAGAGTGAGCtagcgagagagagacagcaagaTCTATGGAGCGAGCTAGAGATGTAGAGAGACAGAGCAAATATATAGATAGAGTTGATTTAGATTTTCCAAAACCCTTTTATAGATAAAAATAGGCAACTAAAGATTTCAGAACAGAAGTAATaatccaaacaaaaaaaaatatttctttttcaagtGAATATTAAACCAACACCAATGTCTGCTTTTATCGAACATGTAAAGCCAATGATGAAAGTCTGTAGAGTAAATAATCTCACCAAAAGTCAGAACTGCTTCTCCTGGAGCCCAAACACAGACTGTGATCTCCTGAAATCCAGGAAAGAGTGGAACACAGTTTCCCCTTTACAACATACTGGACAATTTCATCATCGCTGGGATTTAAAACAGAGATAAAAGCATTTACAACTACTGCACCATGTAAAACCCTCCATTGTAGATTTCCAGCCTCTTTGGGTCTCCATGTTTTTCATCTGAAACCATTCCCAGATGGTCTCTCCATGCACTCTAAGAAATGAAATGTTATATTTACCTGGTGTTGGCTTTCACTGTAGTATAGTATCACCTCCTGTTCCTGATGCATTGCACAGTGGTGTTTTGTGTATgccatttaattaaaaactttgttgttacacaGTGCAATCGTCAATTCCTTGATCCAATACAGACTCTCTGCTGAATCACCCATTAATTGTGTTCAAAGTATTCATTCATCAACTtagagcaccaaatcacaacaacagtcgcctcaaggtgctttatattgtaaggtagaccctacaataatacatatagagaaaaactcaacaatcatatgaccccttatgagcaagcactttggcgacagtgggaaggaaaaactcccttttgacaggaagaaacctccggcagaaccaggctcagggaggggcggggccatctgctgtgaccggttggggtgagagaaggaagacaggataaagacatgctgtggaagagagacagagattaataacaagtaacAAGTAtgacaagtatgattcagtgcagagaggtctattaacacatgagGTATGTCGCAATTAAGGGGCTGTAACATTTGAAGGTCGATTACGCCACAGCCGggtgacgaaggctgtcccaattcaaagacCGCTctaaatgcggccgacaaatccatctttcatttccctgaatttgaaggatgggtcgggtgtatccttcgtggcccaacccatcccagaattcatagcgcggcccagccaattccagtttccaacaatggcggcagctacttagttttaatattactcttattactcacgaatggtcacaaaataaacttttacgatattttcaggcgagaatgtagctgtgtaaacttcaaatatctgctcaatttatcaagacatcacatgtttgcaaaagtgctccgacattttctgagacgtctgttacccaccagctcgatatcTGACCGGGAGGTCGAGGCTCACTAGAGCTGGCAAGAACAGCGGATTCCCctgcggtctttcgctactcaggttaaacatgatatatatattattgtttggcttttttcactgttttatttgttcctgagttaaaagggtttggctgagattaaagttatagttttttatccatccattttcttccgcttacactcaaaaaaatgaaacgttgactttaattaaaattattttgtcaaCAGGTTCCACGAAATTGCATTGTGttagtttaaagcaaaaatctttagttcatctaattttaaaaaactacttAAGATTAACAAGAGATATTTAAGACTACCTAAATCAAATTATGTTGTATGAACATAAATGATATATTTACAGGTTAGATAGTTTAGATTAGTTACTTCAACACATTTCTTATTTGTGgcagtaaaatgttaaatttaagttagattaattcaaatattatattttcagcCACCTTGTGCTTTACTAATTAGTTTTACATAAATCTATTTTGTCAACAGGTTCCACACAAATGAATTAAGTACATccaacttatttttttaaatttcttttattgcCAACACATTCAGTGAGCATTTGTGTAAACCCagtccaaaataaaacacaacaggtCATTAGGGTTAGTAACTAACAGTATGTAGACAGATGCAACATCAagactttaaattaaatgtctgtatctgccagaaatagaagaaaaaaacattgaagaCCACATAACATGTTGATAAGATGACACTTGAGTTACGTATATGTGATGCTAGTAAGGTCTGTGGAgtgctttttcttttagtgTCTAAAATGGATAGCAAAGTTGGTATTTGCAATGATTGCTTAGGGTCAGTCCAGTAACACAACGCCAATGAAGTGTTTTCCTTTAACAATGCAAAGTGAAGTGTCCACCTCAACagccacaattaaaaaaattaatgttgtaataataataataataataataatgataataataataaatagtcCACTGATATTAGCAATCAAAGAAAATTATATCACCATCccaaataaaacttaaataaagCATGCCAGCATTATGGTCTAACAATAAAACAGCTTGTCAGCGTTCAGTTTTTTTTGCAACAGCACAAAAGTAACCATTTAACACTTGCCACCCTCAacttttattttaccagtgtttGGGCCAAAAACTTGGGttgtaaacattttaacatggaaacAATTGTTCGTCTTTAAAAGTCCATAAAATATACATTCATCCTGCATTCCTAACTTACCCTTATTCTTAGTATGTATTGCAATTACCTTTACAATGcacacaatgtaacacaaacagaATATGAACATATTTCCACCTCATAACAATATACCTTGAACGCTAATATACACACCACCCTTCAACATTTCTGGTGCAGTATCATCTCTCAATTAAATCCTTTAAATCTCAATACTTTTGATTGTCTCTTACTAGCCCCCCTCCCCCACAAGAGTAAAATCTCTCAAATTGTAGTAGtttacaaacttttcaaaatttctcttaaatgtaattttccctttatctgtcattttcaacaaattacCGTTTTATTCCCATTCAGCCTCTGAAAAACTTCTGTCCATCTGACAGAACATTCATCATCCAAATTAAGGATTGGCTTATTCGTTCAGTTTATTCTTGAGTATCTGTACCTTGGTCAAGAGTCTGCTGACATACAGATGAAGGAAGAGCTTCTGAAGTACTTCAAAGAAAGCTTTCAGTCTCGAGGTTAACTGAGATTCAGTGCATATATCCCACCCATTAAGAGTGCACATGCAGAGGCCATGTCTTCCAGGTCATGCAGAACACCCTAGATGGTTATACCCACATCGGCTGGAGGAGTGCTGACATCAGCTTTTTCAATGGTGAAGATAGCAAGGGTAATTTGTTCCAGCTCCCTCTGAACAGCTGTAGCTGTAGcttagacacaaaaacaaagaaaaatggcgtccagttaaatttaaaaaggaaaagaaaaaaaaaaaagagccaaagCTACCCTTTAATGAagtaaacacaatattaggaaCATGCACCCCAGTGCGCTACTATTTTAGACTACAGattcaacaataaatataaatagtttGGGTATACAAGAAGATTccccaaaacatttaaacaggttccatgcaaattacaacaacaacaacactacaACATGCAACAACATTAGTTATTCAAAATTTGGTTTAATACagataaaaaactaaactaaaattacCAACCAATTATTCTTTGAAGAGGATGCTTGGGTCTTCATTCAGGTAGAAAGGTAGTGCCCTGAGGACACActccctccccttttcaatAGTTTGCTTCCGTAGAGAGTGGCAGagatacaggaagagaaaacagatataCTTTAGGATGACACAAACTCACATTATACGCAAAATGATGACATATTTACTGCACAgatagacatgtacacaagaCCAACTAATCATCACATGGACATGAATAGTTAACCTGTTGGGCAGGGTTTCCACCACATTATATATGTCCATAATGGAGGTATAGACAAACTAATACATCATCTTTTTTGCATTCAAAAACTGAtctttaacataaaaacattcacttATGGTTCAATCCGAAATTGAGGGATCAGATTTTACTTATGTTTAggtaattttaattttccaaagtttTGAGTACCAAACTTTGTCTTgcttaatataaatgtaagtaCACTGTGCAGCTACCATACACTAGCTGTTTAAATTTGAAAGTGATCTTATTAGCCATAATATTTTGCTACCAACAGAATAATGCACCTTTGTGGTTGGGGCCAAAATTTGTCTAATTTTCTTCACTGCAGCGCCTCCTTTTTTCTTGAAGACTTTTATGAGCTGGTCAGTGTATTGTTCAAGTTGTGCAAAAAGCCTTGGAACAAGTGGAGCAGTAGTAATCCTCACAAATTCTGCTTCCACCtgaaaacatgtcaacaaacacaacatactgtactgtaaatatacatactatatgtacacatatacatactttataactgaaactaatgtaGAAAGACCTCATTAAAGCTAtaattttaacacaaacatttacacaaaatgcTAATGGAGCCATTACAGCTTTTATTGTTATATATCAAGTTCCAAAAAATATTGATCACAGCTGATCTGAAAAGAATTTCATACCTCAGGCCCTTGAACTGCAACCTTTACAATGGTTCAGATCTGGAGAAGAAATAACAGGGGCATTGAATGGGTCACTAAAGAAAAATTAACttataaaacagttttgtttttaaaagtataacagttcaCATACCACATACAAGCTCAGCGGTACCACATACACCACATCAGTATAGGAGGGAGCAGGTAAAGGCAGGATCTGAAATTTATACAGTAAAACAAGAAATTCATTACTTAATTTCAAGAAGCAAATTATTGATTGAAttacaactaaataaaatactacTCAGAAGAAAAGCAAGAGATTGACACTGccatgtgctaactttctataGAAGCAATTATCACCAGGTCTGTCGGCCTCCATTGTCTGTCCACTCATATGTCgtgaataattttatttaaaaaagtaagtGTGTGATTTAACAAACTGTAATTTATAACTATGCTGATCTGTATCACTCCTAGGAAACATGCTGTATTTACAGACCATTTTTACATAATACAGATTACTGATAGAGCATAACAATGGTGTCACAGTGGCTTTCGCCCTCGactttttggattttaaatgtcactttatGCTATCCTTGCTATCCTATTCGATATTTATGACTCTCGGATTACAGTAAAGGAATCCcaagaaagcaaatgaaaaaaataaccccATGAACCCCTGTAGCTAATCCcttaataaaaccaaaaacaataaaaatgtttcttacacAGTCCACAAAATAAGCATGTTAAGCATGTCCAGGACCCAGTAAAACTAATGTAGAACAAGCGCGCGCATAAGCGATATAACATGTCTTATAAGACAAACGCAAAAATATAACCATGCTCGACATGTAGATACTAAACAACACAGTCAAAGAAAAAGTGGTCTTACCTCTcaaagaaacagcagcttggCGCCAAAACAACgtttttaagttaaatttgaagtcTTATGCATGAGCAGGCCCAAGCCGTGAAACCTTGTTGTTCTTCGCGGTTTCATTACAACTGTTTTTGCATTACTGCCACCTTGTGGATATACAAAGTATATCGATCCTAAttgacttaacttaaatgtTATACCATCAAGTAACACATTAGTATTATGTACAGTGAATAATAGACACAATTACGTAGACTTGATTAGAAAAACAtatgttaacttaacaaaaacatatattttaagtaaaatgaaaataaataattaatatacactgaacaatccacctcattcatttttttgagtgtatccggggccgggtcacgggggcagcagcctaagcagagaagcccagacctccctctccccagccacctcctccagcttgtctgggggaacaccaacgcattcccaggccagccgagagatataatctctccaacatctcctgggtctgccctggggcctcctaCTGGTGGGGCATGCACAGAACACCTCACCTGGAGGCCaccacccgatgaagccaacagaaccacatcatccgcaaaaagcagagatgagattctgagaccacccaagtgaaagccttccaccacttggctacgcctagaaattctatccataaaaattataaacagaatcggtgacaaagggcagtcctggcggagcccatcacccaccaggaacgagTCCAACTTATTGCCAGCTATgcagaccaagctcttgcaatggttgtatagggatcgaacgGCCCATAGCAATGGGACaggcaccccatactcccgcagcacctcccacaggacaccccgagtgACATGgttgaatgccttctccaagtccacaaaacacatggagactggttgggcaaactcccacgCACCCTTGAGTATCCTTGAGAAGATAAAGAGCGGGTTCCACGAACAGGACGAAATCTGCATTGTTCCTCCAGTACAGGGATCAACTAACGGACGGACTCTCCTTTCAAGCACCCTGGCATacactttcccagggaggctgacaagtgtgatccccctgtagttggaacacaccctccggtccacCTTCTTAAaaatggggaccaccaccctggtctgccagtccaggggtaccgcccctgatctccacgcaacattgcagaggcgtgtcaaccagtaCAGCGCTACAACACCCTAAGACTTTAGGAACCTCAACCAACCCAGGGGCTCTGCcgccaaggagttgtttaactgcctcagtaaCCTCACACCCGGAGATT contains:
- the LOC116316239 gene encoding E3 ubiquitin/ISG15 ligase TRIM25-like isoform X2, with the protein product MSAASNLRAEDQFLCSICLEVFANPVTTPCGHNFCKRCITQHWDVNMPSQCPMCKETFNTRPQLKVNTLLSGVVSQFKREAQKKVSSSSSEQQAAKPQLPCNVFTGARPKALKSCRETRLEPRQHLYRELQRECELARELEEERRQDLLLELERESELARERQQDLWSEVERECELARELEEERQQDLLLELERESELARERDSKIYGAR
- the LOC116316239 gene encoding E3 ubiquitin/ISG15 ligase TRIM25-like isoform X3, producing MSAASNLRAEDQFLCSICLEVFANPVTTPCGHNFCKRCITQHWDVNMPSQCPMCKETFNTRPQLKVNTLLSGVVSQFKREAQKKVSSSSSEQQAAKPQLPCNVFTGARPKALKSCRETRLEPRQHLYRELQRECELARELEEERRQDLLLELERESELARERDSKIYGAR
- the LOC116316239 gene encoding E3 ubiquitin-protein ligase TRIM11-like isoform X1, which gives rise to MSAASNLRAEDQFLCSICLEVFANPVTTPCGHNFCKRCITQHWDVNMPSQCPMCKETFNTRPQLKVNTLLSGVVSQFKREAQKKVSSSSSEQQAAKPQLPCNVFTGARPKALKSCRETRLEPRQHLYRELQRECELARELEEERRQDLLLELERESELARERQQDLWSEVERECELARERQQDLWSEVERECELARELEEERQQDLLLELERESELARERDSKIYGAR